Genomic window (Planococcus sp. MSAK28401):
TTAGCTCAGCTGGGAGAGCGCTACCTTGACAGGGTAGAGGTCGCTGGTTCGAGCCCAGTAGGAATCATCTAAGCATGCTACGCGCTGCACAAAACACCAACCGGTAAAACGGTTGGTGTTTTTTTATTATTTCCACAAACAAAAAAAGATGGGAGCCCGAGGGCTTCCATCTTTTTTATTATGCAGTTTGAGGTCTTTTCGTCTTTTTCTCTCTCGACATCCATTGGATCGCGAACAAAATGATAAAGACAGCCGCCCCGATAAGATCCGTAAATCCTTCCGGGTAGATCAAGGCAATTCCTGTAACAAATGTGATGATTCGCTCAATCCAATTGAGCTTGCGATACCAATAGCCGATCAAACCGGCCCCGATGGCGATCATGCCGGTGATGGCGGTGATCAATACCCAGATCAATTGGGTCCAGGTCGTGTCAATCATCAACAGTTCTGGCGACAAGACGAACATATACGGAATGATAAATGCCGCAATGGCCAGCTTCGCCGCATTGAACCCAGTCCGTATCGGCTCCCCTCCGGAAATCCCGGAAGCTGCGAAGGCAGCGAGCGCGACCGGCGGGGTGATATCTGCGATGATCCCGAAATAGAAAACGAACAAATGCGCAGACAGCGCAACGACGATTGGAACAGCTGCGCCAGCAGGCTCATCGACCATCAGCAAGGTAATGATGGCAGGAGCAGCAATGGTGGACGTGATGACATAGTTAGCCGTTGTCGGCGATCCCATACCAAGCACAATGGCTGCGAGCATGGTGAAGAACAATGTCAACAGGACGTTCCCGCCAGATGCGGAAACGAGTCCGTTTGCCAAGGACAGGCCAAGTCCGGTTTTGACGACCACTCCAACAATAATCCCTGCCGTAGCTGTCGCTGCTGCGACCGCAAGTGCAGTTCTGGCCCCGTCCACAAGAGCGTGGATGATGTCTTTAAAGCCAAGGCGTGTTTCTTTATTGAAGGCACTGACAAAAATCGTCAGCAAAATACCGTATAATGCCGCTTGCATCGTCGGGATTCCGACCAGCAAGAACAAGATGATCGCAAGAATCGGCGTCAACAAATAGATTTTTTTCAATACTTCCTTGCGGTCCGGCATTTCTTCATGCGACAGACCTTTCAAGCCGATCCGTTTCGCCTCGAAATGCGTCATGATCCAAACGCCTGTGAAGTACAGGAGTGCCGGAATGGCTGCCGCTTTGGCAATTTCCCAATAAGTGACACCGCCGATAAATTCGACCATCAGGAACGCTGCCGCTCCCATGATTGGAGGCATCAATTGGCCGCCTGTCGAAGCTGCTGCTTCAACGCCGCCAGCAAATTCTTTCTTATATCCAAG
Coding sequences:
- a CDS encoding TRAP transporter permease; amino-acid sequence: MSDKLSPEEREKKKLPPEDEGHFSEEQQKELLQKYDPESNTRDLSGIIKHVVFYGLLAFSLFQLYTAIFGQYTAYIQRSVHLGFALSLIFILFPMRRRKGARHKVAWYDYIFALLSIGVGAYWPIMYDDLVFRIGRVTELDLIVGILAVILTLEATRRAVGMPITVIGILFLTYGFFGPYFPGFMRHRGQDLESLIQLMFYTTDGILGTPIGVSATFIFTFLLFGSFLVKTGVGQYFNDLAVSLAGNLTGGPAKVAIFSSALQGTISGSSVANVVTSGSYTIPMMKKLGYKKEFAGGVEAAASTGGQLMPPIMGAAAFLMVEFIGGVTYWEIAKAAAIPALLYFTGVWIMTHFEAKRIGLKGLSHEEMPDRKEVLKKIYLLTPILAIILFLLVGIPTMQAALYGILLTIFVSAFNKETRLGFKDIIHALVDGARTALAVAAATATAGIIVGVVVKTGLGLSLANGLVSASGGNVLLTLFFTMLAAIVLGMGSPTTANYVITSTIAAPAIITLLMVDEPAGAAVPIVVALSAHLFVFYFGIIADITPPVALAAFAASGISGGEPIRTGFNAAKLAIAAFIIPYMFVLSPELLMIDTTWTQLIWVLITAITGMIAIGAGLIGYWYRKLNWIERIITFVTGIALIYPEGFTDLIGAAVFIILFAIQWMSREKKTKRPQTA